Proteins encoded in a region of the Leishmania panamensis strain MHOM/PA/94/PSC-1 chromosome 7 sequence genome:
- the HTD2-1 gene encoding 3-hydroxyacyl-ACP dehydratase, putative (TriTrypDB/GeneDB-style sysID: LpmP.07.0480): MQAAAHRIIRVGAQASKTVRITQRDVVLFGNLVQDHNPIHSDAAAAKAAGFPSPICHGMLAGSLFSGLMATELPGPNTVYLSQTLRFLTPIFAGDELEVIAKVTQFRRSTGLIEMSTIIQKANPTNLGTKITCIEGFSVGMNKLVEFEGESEWTRRL; the protein is encoded by the coding sequence ATGCAAGCCGCAGCACACCGCATCATTCGTGTCGGGGCGCAGGCTTCAAAGACGGTGAGAATTACGCAGAGGGATGTTGTCCTTTTTGGGAACCTTGTTCAAGACCATAACCCCATTCACAGcgacgcggccgccgcgaAGGCAGCCGgattcccctcccccatatGCCATGGTATGCTGGccggctctctcttttctggcCTGATGGCGACGGAACTCCCAGGCCCCAACACAGTGTACCTCTCGCAGACCCTGCGCTTCCTGACACCCATCTTTGCTGGTGATGAGCTGGAGGTGATTGCCAAGGTTACCCAGTTCCGCCGCAGCACGGGGCTCATTGAGATGTCGACCATCATACAGAAGGCAAACCCGACGAACTTGGGCACGAAGATCACCTGCATTGAGGGGTTCTCTGTAGGGATGAACAAGCTCGTGGAGTTtgaaggggagagcgagtgGACGCGTCGGCTGTAG
- the HTD2-2 gene encoding 3-hydroxyacyl-ACP dehydratase, putative (TriTrypDB/GeneDB-style sysID: LpmP.07.0470), with the protein MSTEIAPLTIRVGSQATKTVYISQENVTTFGNVIDDHNPIHSDPEAAQAAGFPTTICYGMYAGSLFSGLMAKEMPGPGTVYLSQNLRFTAPVFVGDDIQAIVEVREFRKDKGLVYLSNILQKTEPSTGKTIMCVDGSAVVMNKNLKFEGESEWSVK; encoded by the coding sequence ATGTCTACCGAGATCGCGCCACTTACCATCCGTGTGGGCTCACAGGCGACCAAGACAGTCTACATCAGCCAAGAGAACGTCACCACCTTCGGCAACGTCATTGACGACCACAACCCCATTCACAGTGACCCGGAGGCGGCCCAGGCAGCGGGGTTTCCCACCACCATTTGTTACGGCATGTACGCCGGCTCGCTTTTCTCAGGTCTCATGGCGAAGGAGATGCCCGGTCCTGGCACTGTGTACCTGTCGCAGAACTTGCGCTTCACCGCTCCGGTTTTCGTCGGCGACGATATCCAGGCCATCGTCGAGGTCCGCGAGTTCCGCAAGGATAAGGGACTCGTTTATCTGTCCAACATTCTACAAAAGACGGAGCCTTCTACCGGCAAGACAATTATGTGCGTTGACGGGTCTGCCGTGGTCATGAACAAGAATCTGAAGTTTGAGGGCGAGAGTGAGTGGTCTGTGAagtag
- a CDS encoding hypothetical protein (TriTrypDB/GeneDB-style sysID: LpmP.07.0490), whose product MLSCKGVLLMRHIGQDVPRRHTHFVLESRLMYEKSFRDEWLRSLCQALANVDEPLAKSLSGLPQQMLQRKVTCFSYNQFGLFKIPYHRLANVDRYHAVQGTLGTREWVPYANISYWTMNKMVRSGNILVHRVHYKGWGTDKTLNQGGWVHRWNKVMQRNALQYNRI is encoded by the coding sequence ATGCTTAGCTGCAAGGGTGTCTTGTTGATGCGGCACATTGGACAGGATGTGCCACGTCGGCACACCCACTTCGTGCTAGAGTCGCGCCTCATGTACGAAAAGTCCTTCCGTGATGAGTGGTTGCGCAGCCTGTGCCAGGCGCTGGCCAACGTAGATGAGCCGCTGGCGAAGTCGCTCTCCGGATTGCCGCAGCAGATGCTTCAGCGGAAGGTCACTTGCTTCAGCTACAACCAGTTTGGGCTCTTCAAGATCCCATACCATCGCCTCGCAAATGTCGACCGCTACCACGCGGTACAGGGCACGCTAGGCACGCGCGAGTGGGTGCCGTACGCAAACATATCGTACTGGACGATGAACAAGATGGTCCGCTCTGGTAACATTTTGGTACACCGCGTCCACTACAAGGGCTGGGGTACGGACAAGACTCTGAAccagggtgggtgggtgcacCGATGGAACAAGGTGATGCAACGGAACGCACTGCAGTACAATCGGATCTGA
- a CDS encoding hypothetical protein (TriTrypDB/GeneDB-style sysID: LpmP.07.0450), protein MMRWAVDVAGIDVAEDLQREQRKYVYKAPSAAHDEPWSTVDDWRPNSSGYSGELGKVRALTWDEVRDGFAERAMRANAAFCNIGRTTTGILQYQGSITISGGCLSPMRGVGSRGLQMDRLVSRNQSTLADDSASDTAAPTREVRVFSTFLNAEGKRTTVTLNMTQPTYRGVDIVAAFLQQAVASNELLSQRYSTNPRLYKLFIADEYTGEEEMAAQLDLNAQSFSCYAINPMPMAKLFLFPQRTALQNTTTRDVNLTVQVRPLDPRAKAVQRQCVVPADMLAESLEATICSRLPASGIIQGSLRIMHGPIELNINEYYNFGAGCGQPNCPIAERTILSLFRFGVREVVVNGRAVEEAPAEILRDLAEDIIIDMDVDEAISLQQFEVICINKYGARQQRLLCVDGEHLYTMRPNASEALPKTTERMIKDIEEVRIFADKPKYMEIAYTKSSHFEEDHFECMTTYNCALLNEKIRIVRRELRKREAEEQAAHLRNETAVQRFMTGIRSRWFGGRDN, encoded by the coding sequence ATGATGCGATGGGCTGTCGACGTGGCGGGTATTGATGTCGCCGAGGACTTGCAgcgagagcagagaaaatATGTCTACAAGGCGCCGAGTGCTGCACATGACGAGCCGTGGAGTACGGTGGATGATTGGCGGCCCAACTCAAGCGGCTACAGCGGTGAGTTAGGAAAAGTCCGGGCGCTGACCTGGGACGAGGTACGGGATGGCTTCGCAGAGCGGGCGATGAGGGCGAATGCCGCCTTTTGTAATATTGGGAGGACCACAACAGGCATACTACAGTACCAAGGATCTATCACCATTTCAGGCGGCTGCTTATCCCCAATGCGTGGCGTTGGCAGTCGAGGACTGCAGATGGACAGGCTAGTGAGTCGTAACCAAAGCACGCTCGCAGACGATTCTGCCTctgacaccgccgccccgACGCGCGAGGTGCGTGTATTTAGTACGTTTCTCAACGCTGAAGGCAAACGCACAACTGTGACGCTGAATATGACACAGCCGACCTATCGCGGCGTAGACATCGTGGCAGCCTTCTTACAGCAGGCTGTGGCGTCGAATGAGTTGCTCTCGCAGCGCTACTCGACGAACCCGCGCCTGTACAAGTTGTTCATTGCAGACGAGTACACGGGGGAGGAAGAaatggcggcgcagctggaccTCAATGCGCAGAGCTTCTCATGCTACGCGATTAACCCGATGCCGATGGCAAAGCTATTTCTCTTTCCGCAGCGCACAGCTTTGCAAAATACGACAACGCGCGACGTCAACTTGactgtgcaggtgcgcccATTAGACCCGCGGGCAAAGGCAGTGCAGCGACAGTGCGTTGTACCAGCCGACATGCTTGCCGAGTCGTTGGAGGCTACCATCTGTAGCCGACTGCCAGCCAGTGGGATCATTCAAGGGTCTCTGCGTATCATGCACGGGCCGATAGAGCTAAACATTAATGAGTACTACAATTTTGGCGCCGGCTGCGGTCAACCGAACTGTCCCATCGCCGAGCGCACCATCTTGTCCCTCTTCAGGTTTGGTGTTCGGGAAGTGGTGGTGAACGGGCGTGCCGTCGAGGAGGCCCCGGCAGAAATTCTGCGGGACTTGGCAGAAGACATCATCATTGACATGGACGTTGATGAGGCCATATCACTCCAACAGTTTGAGGTGATTTGCATCAATAAGTATGGcgcacgtcagcagcggctgctctgTGTCGATGGCGAGCACCTGTACACAATGCGCCCGAACGCGTCGGAGGCGCTGCCCAAGACGACGGAGCGGATGATCAAGGACATTGAGGAAGTGCGCATCTTCGCTGACAAACCTAAGTACATGGAGATTGCCTATACAAAGAGTTCCCACTTTGAGGAGGACCACTTCGAGTGCATGACGACGTACAACTGCGCGCTTCTGAATGAAAAGATCCGCATTGTGCGTCGAGAACTGCGCAAGCgcgaggcagaggagcaggcggcacACCTCAGGAATgagacggcggtgcagcgcttCATGACAGGGATTCGTAGTAGGTGGTTTGGCGGCCGCGACAACTAG
- a CDS encoding hypothetical protein (TriTrypDB/GeneDB-style sysID: LpmP.07.0460) yields the protein MRRTVRVLYNSFERGWKDKTVYPLDRRGRFNLDEAAAELELDEAYVASLYKPLHYTYSMKGQRYPAEQGRTSRPGSLAASRDRMFPLYRRNYKLDRELRVLDHRRISTA from the coding sequence ATGCGCCGGACTGTGCGTGTCCTCTACAACTCGTTCGAGCGCGGATGGAAGGACAAGACTGTCTACCCGCTTGACCGCCGTGGCCGCTTTAACCTGGATGAGGCCGCcgcggagctggagctggaTGAGGCGTACGTCGCCTCTCTCTACAAGCCGTTGCACTACACGTATTCAATGAAGGGGCAGCGCTATCCAGCGGAGCAGGGCCGCACCAGCCGTCCTGGATCGTTGGCAGCCTCGCGGGATCGCATGTTTCCCTTGTACCGGCGAAACTACAAGCTGGACCGAGAGCTGCGAGTTCTAGACCACCGACGCATCTCAACGGCCTAG